In the Flagellimonas sp. HMM57 genome, one interval contains:
- a CDS encoding rod shape-determining protein, with the protein MGFFDFMTEEIAIDLGTANTLIIHLDKVVVDSPSIVARDRISGKIIAVGKEANMMQGKTHENIKTIRPLKDGVIADFDASEKMINMFIKNIPALKKKWFPPALRMVICIPSGITEVEMRAVRESAERVNGKEVYLIHEPMAAAIGIGLDIMQPKGNMIVDIGGGTTEIAVIALGGIVCDKSVKIAGDVFTNDIIYYMRTQHNLYVGESTAEAIKIEIGSATEDLKSPPEDKSIQGRDLLTGKPKQVQVSYREIAKALDKSILRVEDAVMETLSQTPPELAADIYNTGIYLAGGGSMLRGLDRRLSQKTDLPVYIAEDPLRAVVRGTGIALKNLERYKSILIK; encoded by the coding sequence ATGGGATTTTTTGATTTCATGACCGAGGAAATTGCGATTGACCTTGGTACTGCAAACACCCTAATCATTCATTTAGACAAAGTAGTTGTTGACAGCCCTTCCATAGTAGCCAGAGACCGTATTTCTGGAAAAATCATAGCCGTAGGAAAGGAAGCCAATATGATGCAGGGGAAAACCCATGAAAATATTAAGACCATTAGGCCATTAAAGGATGGGGTAATCGCTGACTTTGATGCATCTGAAAAGATGATCAATATGTTCATCAAAAATATTCCTGCTTTAAAGAAAAAATGGTTCCCTCCCGCCCTAAGAATGGTAATTTGTATCCCTTCCGGTATTACTGAAGTGGAAATGCGTGCGGTACGTGAATCGGCAGAACGGGTAAACGGGAAAGAAGTCTATTTAATCCATGAACCTATGGCTGCCGCTATTGGTATAGGTTTGGACATTATGCAGCCCAAAGGAAATATGATCGTAGATATAGGTGGTGGAACTACTGAAATTGCTGTGATAGCCCTAGGTGGGATCGTGTGCGATAAATCAGTGAAGATTGCAGGTGACGTGTTCACGAACGACATCATATATTATATGCGAACGCAACACAACCTCTATGTTGGGGAAAGTACTGCCGAAGCCATAAAAATTGAAATCGGTTCTGCAACTGAAGATTTAAAATCACCGCCAGAGGATAAATCCATACAAGGGCGGGATCTTTTGACTGGTAAACCAAAACAAGTTCAAGTTTCATATAGGGAGATTGCCAAAGCACTCGATAAAAGTATTTTGCGCGTTGAGGATGCCGTTATGGAAACACTTTCGCAGACCCCTCCAGAACTAGCCGCTGACATCTACAATACAGGTATTTATTTAGCAGGTGGTGGATCTATGTTACGAGGATTGGACAGAAGGCTTTCCCAAAAAACGGATTTGCCCGTGTATATAGCGGAAGATCCTTTAAGAGCAGTTGTTCGTGGTACGGGCATAGCGCTTAAAAATTTGGAGCGTTATAAAAGTATATTGATAAAATAA
- a CDS encoding DNA/RNA non-specific endonuclease, with protein MKNNTIYTLLFVVCVVGFWLFENFYTPATYSDPNSKAHSSPFTTDFLPSSTTGAIIKHDYFMLSYSEPHEQAEWVAYELKQSHLTYDDRERPYFIEDPKVATKSADWKNYRGSGYDRGHLCPAGDRRFSEYAYNETFYTSNISPQNRKFNAGIWNRLEQKVRFWCKKYGDLNIITGGVLERGLKEIGSEDVDVPNAFYKVIFRKNGDSVKVLCFLIPNEESKKPLESFLVPIDSIEKLTSIDFFKNKPKIWQEKIESKIDTSGWTF; from the coding sequence ATGAAAAATAATACAATTTATACCTTATTGTTTGTAGTATGTGTGGTTGGCTTTTGGCTATTTGAGAATTTTTATACTCCTGCAACCTATTCAGACCCAAATTCCAAAGCGCATTCTTCTCCGTTTACAACAGATTTTTTGCCAAGCTCCACCACAGGAGCCATTATAAAGCACGACTATTTTATGCTCTCCTATAGCGAGCCACATGAACAGGCGGAATGGGTGGCGTATGAGCTCAAGCAAAGTCATCTGACCTATGATGACAGGGAGCGCCCTTATTTTATTGAAGACCCAAAAGTAGCCACTAAATCTGCCGATTGGAAAAACTATAGAGGGTCCGGTTATGATAGGGGACATCTTTGTCCTGCGGGGGATAGACGTTTTTCAGAATATGCCTATAACGAAACCTTTTATACAAGCAATATCAGTCCTCAAAACAGAAAATTTAATGCTGGGATTTGGAATAGGTTAGAGCAGAAAGTTCGCTTTTGGTGTAAAAAATACGGTGATTTAAACATCATAACAGGGGGTGTTTTGGAAAGAGGGTTGAAAGAAATAGGAAGTGAAGATGTAGATGTTCCCAATGCATTCTACAAAGTCATTTTTAGAAAGAATGGAGATTCGGTAAAGGTACTTTGCTTTTTGATTCCGAACGAGGAGAGCAAGAAACCACTAGAAAGCTTTTTGGTCCCAATAGATAGTATTGAGAAACTAACTTCTATCGATTTTTTTAAAAATAAGCCTAAAATTTGGCAAGAAAAGATTGAAAGTAAGATAGATACTTCTGGTTGGACTTTTTAA
- a CDS encoding rod shape-determining protein MreD — protein MNSTILINIFRFILLVLTQVLIFNTLNFLGFINPLVYVIFLYWYPIKGDRGVFMLSAFLLGFMIDIFSDTMALHAMATLTVAFVRPIIMRFCFGVNYEFQNFSFKNTTKVQRVTFLGLLILLHQIVFFTFEMLSLSHILLILKKVFATGIVTLFICTLFSSLFSPKSE, from the coding sequence ATGAATAGTACCATATTGATAAATATTTTTAGGTTCATTCTACTGGTGCTCACACAGGTACTGATTTTTAACACCTTAAACTTTTTGGGCTTTATAAATCCCCTTGTCTATGTCATATTTTTATACTGGTATCCCATAAAGGGGGACAGAGGTGTATTTATGCTGTCGGCATTCCTTCTTGGTTTTATGATCGATATCTTTTCAGATACCATGGCGCTTCATGCAATGGCCACATTGACCGTTGCTTTTGTAAGACCCATCATTATGCGATTTTGTTTTGGAGTCAATTATGAATTTCAAAATTTCAGCTTTAAAAATACCACCAAGGTACAGCGTGTCACTTTTTTGGGACTTTTAATTTTACTGCATCAAATCGTATTCTTTACTTTTGAAATGTTAAGTTTATCCCACATCCTTCTAATTTTGAAAAAGGTTTTTGCTACCGGTATCGTAACTTTGTTCATATGTACGCTGTTCAGTTCACTTTTTAGTCCAAAAAGCGAATAA
- the rodA gene encoding rod shape-determining protein RodA, with protein MSGRGLFGRIDWLTIFLYACLVFIGWINIYSTTLSDPDASIFDFSTLYGKQLFFIGVAGVGILFVLFIETNFFERFASIFYIISIVLLLGLFVFGKTIAGATSWYDLGFFNLQPSELAKVTTALALAKYLSDIQTDIKNRKHQLYALLIILLPAILILPQPDPGSSLIYFSLFFVLFREGFPLYYLGIILVMVALFATTLMFGTVWIAISLGLLTGVIFVFKKKSTKIPLLPLGGIVVLSILFSLSVDFIFENVFEQRHRDRFALWLRLEKDQEKLEEIRKNIGYNTYQSEKAIESGGFFGKGFLEGTRTKGDFVPEQHTDYIFSSVGEEWGFMGTVTVILLFTFFFLRLIFIAERQKNDFSRMYGYGVISILLIHYFINIGMVIGLLPTIGVPLPFFSYGGSGLIFFTMLLFIFLKLDSNRLKDGI; from the coding sequence ATGTCTGGTAGAGGGCTTTTTGGCAGAATAGATTGGCTAACCATTTTTCTTTACGCTTGTTTAGTTTTTATTGGCTGGATCAATATTTATTCCACAACGCTGAGTGATCCAGATGCTTCCATTTTTGATTTTTCAACACTTTATGGAAAACAGCTTTTCTTTATAGGAGTAGCTGGTGTTGGGATTCTTTTTGTCCTTTTTATCGAAACCAATTTCTTTGAACGCTTTGCCTCTATTTTTTATATCATTTCAATTGTTTTGTTACTTGGGTTGTTCGTCTTTGGCAAAACGATTGCCGGAGCCACATCTTGGTATGATTTGGGTTTTTTCAATTTACAGCCTTCTGAGCTAGCCAAAGTTACCACCGCCCTTGCCTTGGCAAAATATTTAAGTGATATTCAAACCGACATTAAGAATCGAAAGCACCAACTATATGCCTTATTGATCATACTATTACCTGCAATTTTAATATTGCCCCAACCAGATCCAGGAAGTTCTCTTATCTACTTTTCACTTTTTTTCGTCCTTTTTAGAGAAGGATTTCCATTATATTATCTAGGTATCATATTGGTAATGGTTGCTTTGTTTGCCACAACGCTGATGTTCGGAACTGTTTGGATAGCCATTTCCTTAGGACTATTGACAGGCGTCATTTTTGTATTCAAGAAAAAATCCACAAAAATACCTTTGTTACCGCTGGGCGGGATAGTTGTTTTGTCGATTCTATTCTCGCTTTCGGTTGACTTTATTTTTGAAAACGTTTTTGAGCAACGGCATCGTGACCGTTTTGCCCTGTGGTTACGTTTGGAAAAAGATCAGGAAAAACTAGAGGAAATTAGAAAGAACATTGGTTACAATACTTATCAATCTGAAAAGGCCATTGAGTCTGGAGGTTTCTTTGGAAAGGGTTTTCTAGAGGGCACACGTACCAAAGGGGATTTTGTACCGGAACAACATACCGATTATATTTTTAGTTCTGTAGGCGAAGAATGGGGGTTTATGGGAACGGTAACCGTAATCCTACTGTTCACTTTTTTCTTTTTACGACTGATCTTTATCGCGGAAAGACAGAAAAATGATTTTAGCCGAATGTATGGATATGGGGTCATTTCTATACTGCTTATCCATTATTTTATAAATATAGGCATGGTCATTGGGCTATTGCCCACTATAGGGGTTCCCTTGCCTTTTTTTAGTTATGGCGGTTCTGGACTCATCTTCTTTACCATGTTGCTTTTTATTTTCCTAAAACTGGACTCCAACCGTTTAAAGGACGGTATTTAA
- the mreC gene encoding rod shape-determining protein MreC, producing the protein MQRIINFILSYRITFLYVFLMVISLIMTVRSHSYHQSKFFNSSKWITGNVYNNAANISSYFQLRDENNRLVQENEELRRLLFNSEEKPNVQIDTTTIDYEVISANLIKNSFSSPRNYITLDKGKKQGVTQDMGVITTKGILGIVENTSSNFSTVQSVLNTKSNINAKIKNTDYFGSLIWNAEEYNVVQLIDIPRLVPLVVGDTIITGAMSSIFPEGIPIGTIKKYDLNTSKSFYNIDVELFNDMANVKNVYLIKNKNRKEIIELEATTTNE; encoded by the coding sequence ATGCAGCGCATCATCAATTTTATTTTAAGCTACAGAATTACATTTTTATATGTCTTTCTTATGGTCATATCTTTAATAATGACCGTTAGGTCCCATTCGTACCATCAATCAAAATTTTTCAATTCGTCCAAATGGATTACGGGAAATGTCTATAACAATGCTGCTAACATTTCTTCTTATTTTCAGCTTAGGGATGAAAACAATAGGTTGGTGCAGGAGAATGAAGAATTACGGAGATTGCTATTTAATTCCGAAGAAAAGCCCAATGTTCAAATAGATACAACAACTATTGATTATGAGGTAATCAGTGCCAACCTTATTAAAAATAGTTTTTCCTCCCCCAGAAATTATATTACGCTGGACAAGGGTAAAAAGCAAGGTGTTACACAAGACATGGGCGTTATTACTACTAAAGGTATTTTGGGCATCGTTGAAAATACATCTTCTAACTTTTCAACGGTTCAGAGTGTTCTCAATACCAAGTCGAATATTAATGCCAAGATAAAAAACACCGATTATTTTGGATCACTTATCTGGAACGCAGAGGAATATAATGTCGTACAACTCATCGATATTCCAAGATTGGTTCCGTTGGTTGTTGGCGATACTATAATTACTGGTGCAATGTCCAGTATCTTTCCAGAAGGAATTCCCATAGGAACAATTAAAAAATACGATTTAAATACTTCAAAAAGTTTTTATAATATCGATGTTGAACTGTTCAATGATATGGCCAATGTTAAAAACGTGTATTTGATAAAAAACAAGAATCGAAAGGAAATTATAGAACTGGAAGCAACTACTACAAATGAATAG
- a CDS encoding penicillin-binding protein 2: MKKLLLSSIIVIIGFTFIGRLSYLQLFSFSPNQTLEDPAIKAIYDYPERGYVYDRNGELMVGNQPAYDVMVIPREVKPLDTLEFCGLLGIDKASFIDKMRKAKVYSPRLPSVLVPQLSKEDYARLQEKMRHFIGFYIQKRSLRYYDTNSAANVLGYISEVNERDLENNPYYVAGELKGRTGIEKQYEEILRGRKGVKFIQKDRFNRDIGPYKNGKLDTLPEQGKEIHITLDKSLQEYGERLMHGKRGGIVAIEPKSGEILAMISGPTYDPALLVGRKRSRNYSKLHYDTISKPTWDRSILAEPSPGSPFKTMNALVALQEGVINPETKFRCYNGFYVGSQKKGCHCGGGVRDMNSGIYQSCNAYFAGTFRKIYEKYASTDEGMDVWEKHMKSFGLGSYLGTDIPTGRPGRIPGKGFYDKWYGDGRWGSSTIISNAIGQGEVAATPLQLANMTAAIANRGYFYTPHIIKSVGSTGAIDPRFTERRETTIDKEHFEPVIDGMANVYKFGTGRWVQVPDIEIAGKTGTVENFVRIDGERMQLTDHSVFVAFAPVDNPKIALAVYIENGYYGSRYAGHIASLLIEKYVKGEITRKDLEQRMLEKTLEHEYAKPYSGEPFKINEYVW; this comes from the coding sequence ATGAAAAAACTGTTACTATCCTCTATCATTGTCATTATAGGATTTACCTTTATTGGCAGGCTTTCCTATTTACAGCTCTTTAGCTTTTCTCCAAATCAGACTTTGGAAGACCCAGCTATTAAAGCTATTTATGATTACCCGGAAAGAGGTTATGTATACGATAGGAACGGTGAGCTTATGGTAGGAAACCAACCCGCCTATGATGTAATGGTGATTCCGCGAGAGGTGAAACCATTGGATACTTTGGAATTTTGTGGGCTCTTGGGAATAGACAAGGCTTCTTTTATTGATAAGATGAGAAAAGCGAAGGTATATTCACCAAGACTGCCATCTGTTCTGGTTCCTCAACTGTCCAAGGAAGATTATGCAAGGCTTCAGGAAAAAATGCGACATTTTATTGGTTTTTATATTCAGAAAAGGTCTCTACGTTATTATGATACCAATAGTGCCGCCAACGTACTCGGTTACATTAGTGAGGTCAATGAACGTGATTTGGAGAACAATCCTTATTACGTAGCAGGTGAGCTAAAAGGGAGAACTGGAATTGAAAAACAATATGAAGAGATTCTAAGAGGACGAAAAGGAGTTAAGTTTATTCAAAAAGACCGTTTCAACAGAGATATCGGTCCATATAAAAATGGAAAACTGGACACCTTGCCAGAACAAGGAAAGGAAATTCATATCACTCTGGACAAAAGTCTTCAAGAATATGGAGAACGATTGATGCATGGAAAAAGAGGGGGCATCGTGGCGATTGAACCCAAATCTGGGGAGATATTGGCCATGATTTCCGGACCAACCTATGACCCTGCCCTTTTAGTGGGTAGAAAACGTTCTAGAAACTATAGCAAACTCCATTATGACACCATTTCAAAACCTACATGGGATCGGTCAATTCTGGCGGAACCTTCACCAGGTTCACCCTTTAAGACCATGAACGCTTTAGTGGCATTACAAGAAGGTGTCATAAACCCTGAAACAAAATTTAGATGTTATAATGGGTTCTACGTAGGCAGTCAAAAGAAAGGATGCCATTGTGGTGGAGGCGTTCGCGACATGAACTCGGGCATCTACCAGTCCTGTAACGCCTACTTTGCAGGAACCTTTAGAAAGATCTATGAAAAATACGCTTCTACCGATGAAGGTATGGACGTATGGGAAAAGCATATGAAAAGCTTTGGGCTTGGCAGCTATTTAGGCACCGATATCCCAACCGGACGCCCCGGCAGAATTCCTGGAAAAGGCTTTTACGATAAGTGGTATGGAGATGGAAGATGGGGCTCTTCAACAATAATTTCAAATGCCATTGGACAAGGAGAAGTTGCGGCTACCCCATTGCAACTTGCCAACATGACAGCTGCCATAGCCAACCGTGGTTATTTTTACACACCACATATCATAAAAAGTGTCGGCTCTACCGGCGCAATAGACCCCAGGTTTACGGAGCGACGCGAAACTACTATTGACAAAGAACATTTTGAGCCAGTAATCGATGGCATGGCGAACGTGTACAAATTTGGTACTGGAAGATGGGTTCAAGTACCCGATATTGAAATAGCTGGAAAAACAGGAACCGTTGAGAATTTTGTTAGAATCGATGGGGAACGTATGCAACTTACGGATCATTCGGTATTTGTGGCATTTGCTCCTGTTGATAATCCGAAAATAGCCTTGGCCGTTTATATTGAAAATGGATATTATGGTTCGCGTTATGCGGGTCACATTGCTTCCTTATTGATTGAAAAATATGTGAAAGGCGAAATCACCCGGAAGGATTTGGAACAGCGCATGCTTGAAAAAACATTGGAACACGAATATGCGAAACCATACAGCGGGGAACCTTTCAAGATAAATGAATATGTCTGGTAG